The genomic interval GCCTCAATATGATGGGAGCGATCAAAACCActcttgaaaataaaatcatcaattttcTTCCCACGAATCTTAGGCTCAAATAAAGCTATCATAGAAGGCTTATAACTCTGAACAAAAGTCTAAAAAGTCTTTTGAAAAGCCGAGGAAAAAACACCTTCACAGTTCTAAAATATGATAAGGAAACTCGTcataagtaaaattaaaaaagtgaaaagacAACCTTTACTTCTCAAGGACATCGACTTGCTGTTCAAAATCCATCTCATCTTCCTCATCCAAAGAACCTGTGGACTCCGATAAATCAGCCTCTTCATCCCCACTCTCAGCTGTATAATCACTGTCATCAGACTCATCCAACATACTAGCTCCCTCATGTTCCACAGCAGCAGGGGGATCCCCAAGAGGTTCAGTATCTGAGCCAAGAATTTTGTCATTTGGAGAGATAAACAAAGGGTTAAACCTAGTAACCGTGGAAGATATAGCCCTCGCATCATTGGAGGTAACTAGGTTGATGACATAATGTTTCGAAGGGTCTAAGATGGCTAAGGTATtttgtttatgaattttggTGAACTTTGCATAGGGTTGCATGTCGATACATGTATTCTGAGGGTGTAGTCACATCGAGTTTTGACGTagatgagtttttttttttttttggtttaaatcACTCGGTTTCGGGCTACCGTATTGGGCCTGACTAATTTATATTCGGGGTGTAGTCATAATTAAATCTTCTTATTTCTCTCAGATTTGGGGTGTAGTCACAATTAAATCTTCTTATCCCTTCCAAATGGTATATTTAGTGGAGATCGAACTTAAGAATTCTTCTCACTTACCTAACCTGTGTCACTGACTGAACCACAACCGTTTGGTCATGTAGATGAGTTATTTAAAAGGACTATTTCATGAGAAGCCTTTGTAGGTGTGGCCCGTGGGTTGTGGGTGACTGGGATCGATTTTGAATAATCTGACAGGTCtacttattttttgacaaGAACTTTTAGGCTTAAGGTTGGCTCCGGTGGGTACTGTTTTGCACATGGCGGGTAATTTCAGGTATATATTCCTTTAAATTATTGCTTGGGATTGCAGTACGATAATCACGATCATCGTCAAAATCTTCTTCATTCCCTAAGATGGAAAACCGTGATCCGTTCCTAAGGTTGCCCTCTTGAAAACGAATTGACTCTTTTCCCTTATCATTTTCCTTATCCCTCTTCTGCCTTCTTTTTTTAGTAACAATCATCCAAGGTCCATACATGGGGGAACTTAAACAATTTCTTGGTCGCTCCAGTACCACCGTCGTGTCAACCACTCCATCACTTCCTTGAAGTCCTGTGACATTCATCGGTTGATCTTTGGTCTTCTCCCTTGTCGGGTATTCACTCTGAATATGTCCATACATTCCACAGCCAAAGCATATGGAGGGCAAACTTTCATACTCGATCTTCTAAACCTTGCCATCCAATAAGAAATGAGAAACAAGGGGTTTATTTAGCGTAACTTCCACAACAATAAGTGCAAATTTATCTCTTAATGCAGTCTCATTGTTGTAATAAATCCGCAAGACCTTCCCAATAATCTGTCCCAACAAGTGAAGAATACATTTACGGTAATAGTGAAGAGGCATGCCCGGTAAACGTAACCAAGCGACAATTGATTCAATAATATCATTAGAGCTATCAAAACTCGGGTTCCATTGTTGTACCGTTAAATAGTGCCCGAGGATCGTCTATGGACCTTGAGTGAGGACATAATGTGCATCCAATTCTGTTTTAAACCGTACTAAATAAAAATCGTTTTCAAGATCAATCACTGTAAAACCCTGCGACTGTTTCCATAGCGTCTCTAGCCGATTGTAAAGTGCTCTGTAACCCATTATCCATTCGAGAAGTTTAACAATCACCGTATTCTGCCACGGTTTCACAAGTTGTGCATGCACCCTTGTGAGAACGAAATCGATGGGATTTGGCCATCCCTCTCAACGACAACATCTTCGTCATCAACATTTAAATCTTCCTCTCTATTCATcatctcctcctcctcctctgCTTGATGGTCCTGTAGTAGTTTATCTTGAAAAGACATAGCAGGAAGCGTCTCCTCAATCCCCTCCTGGTCCTTGAATCTCGGTTTCTTCATTGATCAGTCATCCTCAACAGGATGAGGAAGAGTTTTTGGTAGTTCTGAATCCATCGGACCGCCTTGAAAGCCGGACATCCCACTACTTCTACAAACACATGgatatttattaacaaaaattattggatACGAGAATTTGGGCCGGGCCCTACCAGTTGACATACAGCCCAGGTCCAGCACTCTCATCGAACTTTTTTTGCCATCTCAGCCTTTTTCTACGGTGTTCTTACTTGGCGGTACACGTGGTACATTCCCTGACTTGACACTTGGGCGGTTGAAGGTCATTTTCGTAAAACAGGGGACATTCCCTTTAAAGAGCGCAACAAAGACACCAAACGGTAGGCTGGTGGCAAATGAAATGAAAGCAGAAATGGGACCAGCGCAAGACCCGCAGCAGATGCAGATTCATTCCAATAAAAGAAAGCTCGCTCATAATGCTGACCTCTACAACTCTGCTTACTTCAAAATCCGCTCTCTTGCTCGTGAACTTCGTCCCCACTTCATTCAGgtgtcatatttttatttttatttatatctaCCTATATGGGTATGTAGTTTTCCTGCATATTGggttacttttcttttttttttttaactttttaattggccctgtttttgttttgggtataaatttcattaatctCTCTTAAGTATGACCTGATCACAATTTTCAGTGTGATTTGATTTGCTTTGATCTCTGGTTGTATGAACTTTGAAGTTTTAGTGCATTGTTACTGTTGTTTATGCCCACTTTTGTTAGCAGGTTCGAACCTCGGACCTCTGTGACCATCCCAGGAAATTTTACCAGCTCAATCAAAATAACACCCACTGTCCAGCTCTCTTTTGATTTCAGCAACTATTGATTTGGTTAATTGTTTATGTTTGTAAACCCTCTTGATATTTCGTCTTGTGTTAGAACTGGATACGACTTTAATAGAGTAAAGAATCTTTGAATTACGCTTGGATGAGATACATAGAATACGCAAACCAACTAGATCACTGCTCCTTATGGCTTGTTTGGGATATGACTTTTGATCCACAGGTTCTGTGAAATGGTATTACTAACTCTGTAAAAGGGGATTTAAGTACCAAATTTTGTGGTCAATATcactttttaaaaagttttgatagtgttcttcaaaattttgcgGTACTGCTACAGTTATACATGAGCAATGATATGCGCCTTTAGGCTTTATCAAGTAGCAACATAATCTTCGAATGGAGAATATTGATTTTACTAATGACTTTTGAATATATGTTGTATTTGGGATGTCTACAATATAAGAGTGTGGAGATTAATCATTAACTAAAGTTTGGTGGGTTTAGTTGACATCCCCTGTTTCAGTTAGCGGACGCATTAGATGGTAGTCCACCCGATTAGGAGAACCTTAGTTCCATGGGATTGACATTTTAAAGtatcttaaataattaatctacTATGGATCCCTTTAATGTTGGTACATGTGGGGATGGAGCTAACATGCGCTTATGGTCATTTCTGGCATTTTTAACCACTTCTTTATGCGCATATGTGGATTTCTGATGTGCGTTTAATCCTTTCATGCAaaatgtttcaacattttaaCTATTGCTACTTGCAATATGCTTCTCCTTGTCTTGGCAAAACTCCCATTTTAGTTATCATTGGCAGTATTTGTTCCTTGTTGATGTTgtaatttgtttctttctgccattttttttcctcttcttttctATAGACCTATCTGCATCTAATTATGTTTCATATGTAGGTTCTTCAGACACCTGATTTTCGGAATAGCAAAGCAGCTAATGAAATTAAACTACGTGAGTTCCCTCATACATATATTTCCAATTTGATGCTATTGTGTAGCCATACAATGCTCTGTTGGCTTGCATTGTCATGGATTTCATGGGCATTTTACCCCTGGAAGCTTGTAAGCTACAAAACCAGAGCAAACAATTACAAGACTCGTGCAGATTCTGCTGGAGCATCCTCCTGCCAGAATCAAAGCTCTGAGCAAAGAAAGCCTAATTTGGCAATGTTATGAGCTACCACTTTGCATGACCTGGGTACATGTTTCACTATGAATTGACTGAATACTATTAATGATAACATTCCTGATTACTGATATAAATCAATTCATCTCCAACTGCTATCATTCCTTTATTTTGTAAGATTGATCATGCTTATTGAATCAGCTTTGATGAGATAGCAAGACCTGAATAGCTTGATACCCTCCAACAATAGGTTATAATATGCATATCATATTTTGATAAGCTTCTAAGCACATGCAAAAGTTATACTACTAAAGCTGCAATTGGCCAGGTAAGCCAATGCTCTATGTTAAAGTTTACCAAGTTTCCTCCGACTTTTACAAGGTTACACTGTATGCATATTTATCAAGATGAACTTGCCCTGTATTGTTTTCAAAATGTTCATGGTAAGTTGGTACGACATGTAATTGCTACTTGCAGAGATGAAGGTCATGGTAAATTTGTACAAACAAATGATTGCTGAGATACAGCAAGAGGAAGAACAATCAGATTTACTTCAACCAAAGCAGTCCCTGGATGAGTCGACTGAAAAGAAGCCTCAAACACCTCCTTTCAGCTCTAATAAGAAGCTCAATGAAATTGGCCAGCCTCGGGAAAGCTATATAGTGGGTGGGTCAGCTATTGGTTGGAACTTCATCACATTTTCAGGTAGTAAACCAGTTTATTATGGTGCAAGTAAGAAGTCATTTCGGAATAcccaaaagaagaaatataagTAATATGCCCAATGCAGCTGATATTTTCAAAGACGACAGTGTCTCCTACCACAGTGTAGCAAGTAAATGGCCTGGATCAGTATGTTTTTGCTAACGGAAATGGATAGAAAGCGCTTTAGCAGATACacacaattattctttctccAAATTCATTACTGATACTTATAGCATTTTTGAATGAATTTTTGAAGAGCCAATCTCTCACAAGGCATCTGGTTTACAGATTacagaattttgaaattttcaatgGAACCGCCTTTGGAATGCAAGGTAGTTGTGCTGTTTTTGAACAGGGATTATATCAAATGacaaatcattttaaatattttaagttgaaatcaaacacatatatatgtaatatAGATAGAGAGCATGTATCTTCCCGAGCTTGTGCtgaatgatataaattatgatcttctctttaatagttttattatcggatgattttttttgttgtgaaTTGACTATCTTCAAatcattcttttttgtttttgaaaaccTCAAATTCATCAATTCACTCCTATATAATATAGAGAtaatttgaagtttttaaaagtaagAGCCATTtgaagatatttaattcataaaagagtaatatgaaatttatttggagagaatttatctcaaaaatttttactacTTGGtctcttttaatatatattttggaaaatgtataCCGTTGAAAGTAAAAGGTTAATgtgatgtttcaaaaaaagaattgagaCGTGTGATGTGCGCACGTTATAAGTATTCAGTTTATCAGTATTCAGGTATTAGGCTTGCTCAATTAACTCTAATAGGGATGGTAAAAAAGTTTGAGTCGGCCCTATTCCGATCCGGTTCATTCGTAAGGATTTTGGCTCGGGTCTCTCATGTGAAGGCCTAAACAAGggtttaggaaaaaaaatttggaccAACTCcaagtcttttttttattagaaaaataaatttataaattagaataataaatttaaatttaaaaataatgaaaaaataaaaagaaaaacttaaattcctaatttatatatcaataatgaatcaaaagtttaaaattataatattaaactctcttttaaatattaattaattaatagaatgtttgaattagagaatcgggtactaaaaatttaattctcttacttgcttcattttatttacttattattttattttaaaatatttattttttttaattcattattaattataacaacttaattattattaactcattttaagtttacaataattttaaaaaaattaaaaaaaatataaaagtccAAACCCGATCCAAACCCAACCCTTACACTTTTACTTTAATGGGCTTGGACTTAAAAAAGTCAGACCCAAACTCTTAAATTGCCAGCCCTAACCCCTAAACTCAAACCTAATGGGCACAAATGGTAAAGATTTTCtatacgaaaaaaaaaaagaaagaaagtgtCGTTCTCTCTTTACATACTCTTCATTTCATAATACATCTCGGATATGAATTAGTAAATTATGGCCATATTCCAAAAGTGTGACCATTGCCAATTCAATAAAGCTATATACGTCAAAATCTCTTCAACTCGAAAAACAAgccaccaaaataaataaataaataaataaaacagaaaacacaaacacaaacaaaaCCAGCTGTATTTTTTAACGAGATTATTCCTTTTTCAGTGCATGATTGTCCTATTTATTAGACTGTTGGGTGGCTTTTGTATCTTTAGAGTTCTTCAGATGCCCAGCTTAGTTAAGTGAATCAACAATAATGAATCGCCTTGTCCTTATCTTCTACGCCATTGCATGCTTAAAATCAGGTTGGTTACTTGGTTCCATATTCTCTTCAACATTAATCTCTTAATGTTCCTATATTAACATGTTTAATATCATCTGTTTTGAcacttgaaaattgaaattcaggcttttccatttatttcataagtttTCTCCCAATCTAATTTGATCAATTCACTAAGGTTAACTCCTTCGTGCATTTTTACTTGTATGTACGTAGTTGATGTAGGGGCACAGGTGATTGGTGTGAACTATGGATTATTAGGCAACAATCTTCCATCAGCAGATCAAGTCATAGCCCTAATCAAATCTAACAAAATCAACAAGGTCCGAATTTTCCAGCCTTACCAAGGTGTATTACAAACCCTAAAAGATTCCAACCTTGAAGTTGTCCTCGGAACCCTAAACGAAGACCTACAACAACTGGCGACGGATCAGTCTTTTGCAGCTAATTGGGTTAAGGACAACGTTTTAGCATACATCCCTAGCGTAAAATTCAGGTACATAACCCTGGGAAACGAAGTGATTCCGGGACAATATGCAAATTTTGTATATGATCCCATGCAAAACGTGCAAAATGCCTTGAAAGCAGCCAATGTAAATGTTCCTGTTACGACGGTTGTTTCCTATGCGGTGTTGGGCTCATCTTACCCTCCATCAAATGCATCGTTTGGTCAGGATTCTTCAGCTGCAATGTCGAAGATTGTGCCGTTTTTGCAGCAGAATCAGTACCCCTTGCTTGCTAACGTGTATCCATGCTTTGCTTATTTTGGCGAGCCTACAACTATTGATGCTGATTACGCACTAGGGAATCCAAATGCTTCGTTCGTGTACGATGGGACTCTGAGTTACAACAACATGTTTGATGCCATGATTGATGCGATGTATGTTGCATTGGAAAAAGTTGGAGGCAATGGTGTGAAGATTGTGGTTTCGGAAACAGGATGGCCGAGTGCTGGAGCGGATTTGGCAACCACCAACAATGCTAAAACTTACGTTAACAATGTGATTCAACGGGTTTTGACCGGAAAGGGCACGCCGAAGAGGCCGGAAACTCCCTTGGAAGCTTACATTTTTGCGTTGTTTAACGAAAATCAGAAGCCTGCTGGTACTGAACAGAATTTTGGGTTGTTTTATCCCGATATGACACCGGTTTATCCTGTTAATATTGTATAAGTTGCCTGATTATAATAAGACTGGGCAGGCAGCTTGTGTATGGACATGAGATTCTTTTAATAACGAGTATATTTGAATTCGCCAAAATACTTAATAAACtcattaatttaaagttagtataaaatatataggTATCAAaactaatcaaataaaaatacacgTAAGATGAAATAATGATGTTCAAACACATGGGAACCTAAGTTTTtatcaacaataattttatatcataagCACGTTTAATAGaggtatattaattttaaggaGGGGCAAATTGaagttaatgaaaaattttaaccatacttttttaaattgacaCTATCTTATAAAAAGagttttgacttttgatttgttgaaaattaataGGAGATCAATTTTACGGTGAAAGTAAATTTggccttttttttatattccgAAAGAAACTAAAGTTGACCATATTTATTTCTGCTAAAGCTGGATATATGTGGAAACACGGAGATCAATCTTCGGTTTATGAATATATTCAATTATGTTATtaccaatttaaaattaatctacacaaaaatttatttcaaccaaaatagaaaagaaagatTGCACTAATATTGGATATCCAAAATTTCCTAATTAAAGCTCTCCGAGCTCGTAAGATCGTGTACGCTTTTATTCAGCCACCATTAATGCTAAAAACTAGGTGTATTTGTGAACATGATCATTTCCCTTTAAATTAGAGATCTATTAATCCTAAGAACTAGGTGCATTTTCCGAACATGATCATTTCCATTTTTACTGCATCATTGtcttgtatatatattataccCTTCACCTCTTTTGTAGCTATCTTCGTGGTTGTTTCTTTCCTGAAAAAGTGAATAATAGACAATGGCTCGTTTGGTCCTCATCTTCTTCATCGTTGCATGCCTGAAAACAGGTTTTATTCATCCCtcttcaataatattttcttcatttcttatattttttattcagataaaaaaacgTCAATCTCTTTATGGAGCATACATAATCGGTTCTTATCGCTGACTATAAAGTGAGCGTGCGATTCTAGGGTCTCTGTTTTTCATCAGAATAATATTGTTTTAGCTTTTCTCTTATCAATCTTGTTAACTACTCTTtcgcatattttttttttcttgtagttaATGTGCTAGCGCAAGGAAATGCACCAACAGCTACACCAGTGGGAGTGGGAGCAGCAACACAAGGTAATATTGCAGCAGCACCAGCGGGAACATCATCACTAGGTGGTCTTGGTGTGAATTATGGACTATTAGGCGACAACCTTCCAACCCCAGATAAAGTAATAGACctaatcaaatcaaacaaaatcaacaaagtCCGAATTTTCGAGCCTAAACAAGCTGTGTTGCAAGCCCTGAAGGACTCTAACCTTGAACTCGCCCTCGGAACCCGTAATGAAGATCTGCAAAGCCTCGCAACAGATCCATCTGCCGCCACTAAATTTGTTCAAGAAAACGTTGTGGCTTACTCTCCTGGAGTTAAATTCAGCTACATAACCCTCGGTAACGAAGTGATTCCTGGGCAATATgcaaattttgtatttgatgCGATGCAAAACATGCAAAATGCCCTGAAAGCAGCCAATGTAAATGTTCCTGTTAGCACAGTTGTTGCTACTTCGGTGTTGGGATCATCCTACCCGCCATCAAATGCAACATTTGGTCAGGATGCTTCGGCTGTAATGGAGAAGATTGTATCATTTTTGCAGCAGAATCAATACCCTTTGCTTGCTAATGTGTACACTTGCTTTCCTTATTTCGCCGAGCCTACGAACATCAATGCTGATTATGCATTGGGGAATGCTAATGTGGCAAAGGGTGTTACGGATGGGAGTATACATTACAACACCATGTTTGATGCGATGATTGATGCAGTATATGTTGCAATGGAGAAGGTTGGAGGAAAGGATGTTAAGCTTGTGGTGTCAGAAACAGGATGGCCTAGCGCTGGTGTGAATTTGGCTACAATGGACAATGCTAAAGCTTATGTTAACAACGTAATTCAACGAGTTTCTTCTGGAAAGGGCACGCCGTTGAGGCCATCAATTCCCATTGAAGCTTACATATTTGCCATGTTTAATGAGAATCAGAAGCCTGCTGGTACTGAACAGAATTTTGGCTTGTTTTATCCGGATATGAAGCCAGTTTATCCTGTTAGTATTGCATAGGATTCACTTGGTAGCTGGGTTTCTGGGTAGTTTTCAGGTACCATGGATATGGTCGTACCTGTTGGAATTTCGTTATTATACATTGTACTAgtatattttcttaattttggtGAAAGTTTGGCAGTGTTAATAGTTTCTTTCCTTGTGATGATTGTTTACATGAaagcaaaacattgattttggCAAGTTGCTCTTTTTGGGAcaaaatatagatataaaaaCTAGGCTATTTTACTATGGCAATTTAGTCATTTAATCAACCGCAAGACAAACTAGTCATGTTCCTCGCCATTTCTGTAGTTAGCAACTTCATCTCTCTGCCTTGTAAATTCAGTATGAGCATATCCACAAAGATCATTTCTCTATTGGATTAAACGAATGGTTTTACAGTAGTTAGATCCGTTCAGAAGTCATGAAAAAGCAAAATAGCATCGTCAAGCTTCATCTGTGATGATTCCAGGAGTATCCTGACTTTTCTTATTCGGTTGTATCTGTCCTGGAGAGGTCCAGTACGCTTGTCAGCTGGGAGATTTAAGAGCTGAAACAAGTGTTTGTGACAAACAATTAGTACAAGTTAGGAACTAATAACTATGGCCACAACAGGGTAAAGAGACCCGTAAAAAATTCAGGAAGTTGAGTACTGAAAATCCAAAGATGTTACCTCATCACATCATagcaaaattctaaaaatgaaTGCTCTTGAAAAAGATACCTTCACTTCGAACTGGATAAACATAGTTTCTAATATGATCTGCCGTGGCAATAATACTAATGACATCATATTTTACTAACCTCCTTTTCTCGATCCAGCTCATATGACACTCGCAGGCTCAAATTTAAGGCAGCATGAAACATCTCGTCCAGGACATGCTTCCAGAGAATTTGCCTATTCACTTTCCACAATAAGAACTGTGATTGTCTGGCCCCAGTTACAACTAATttctggaaaaataaataaataaacatcatTGAACATGAACTTAAGTTTATAATCCAGGCTAATTAATTAGCAGCTCATGAGATATAGTAATAAACTTGAAGTTCTAATTGTACTTTT from Citrus sinensis cultivar Valencia sweet orange chromosome 9, DVS_A1.0, whole genome shotgun sequence carries:
- the LOC102614312 gene encoding uncharacterized protein LOC102614312 isoform X4, with the translated sequence MKAEMGPAQDPQQMQIHSNKRKLAHNADLYNSAYFKIRSLARELRPHFIQTPDFRNSKAANEIKLQMKVMVNLYKQMIAEIQQEEEQSDLLQPKQSLDESTEKKPQTPPFSSNKKLNEIGQPRESYIVGGSAIGWNFITFSADIFKDDSVSYHSVASKWPGSVCFC
- the LOC102614312 gene encoding uncharacterized protein LOC102614312 isoform X3; its protein translation is MKAEMGPAQDPQQMQIHSNKRKLAHNADLYNSAYFKIRSLARELRPHFIQVLQTPDFRNSKAANEIKLQMKVMVNLYKQMIAEIQQEEEQSDLLQPKQSLDESTEKKPQTPPFSSNKKLNEIGQPRESYIVGGSAIGWNFITFSADIFKDDSVSYHSVASKWPGSVCFC
- the LOC102614312 gene encoding uncharacterized protein LOC102614312 isoform X2 — protein: MKAEMGPAQDPQQMQIHSNKRKLAHNADLYNSAYFKIRSLARELRPHFIQVSYFYFYLYLPIWTPDFRNSKAANEIKLQMKVMVNLYKQMIAEIQQEEEQSDLLQPKQSLDESTEKKPQTPPFSSNKKLNEIGQPRESYIVGGSAIGWNFITFSADIFKDDSVSYHSVASKWPGSVCFC
- the LOC102614312 gene encoding uncharacterized protein LOC102614312 isoform X1 encodes the protein MKAEMGPAQDPQQMQIHSNKRKLAHNADLYNSAYFKIRSLARELRPHFIQVSYFYFYLYLPIWVLQTPDFRNSKAANEIKLQMKVMVNLYKQMIAEIQQEEEQSDLLQPKQSLDESTEKKPQTPPFSSNKKLNEIGQPRESYIVGGSAIGWNFITFSGSKPVYYGASKKSFRNTQKKKYK
- the LOC112495613 gene encoding putative glucan endo-1,3-beta-glucosidase GVI, with protein sequence MYVVDVGAQVIGVNYGLLGNNLPSADQVIALIKSNKINKVRIFQPYQGVLQTLKDSNLEVVLGTLNEDLQQLATDQSFAANWVKDNVLAYIPSVKFRYITLGNEVIPGQYANFVYDPMQNVQNALKAANVNVPVTTVVSYAVLGSSYPPSNASFGQDSSAAMSKIVPFLQQNQYPLLANVYPCFAYFGEPTTIDADYALGNPNASFVYDGTLSYNNMFDAMIDAMYVALEKVGGNGVKIVVSETGWPSAGADLATTNNAKTYVNNVIQRVLTGKGTPKRPETPLEAYIFALFNENQKPAGTEQNFGLFYPDMTPVYPVNIV
- the LOC112495602 gene encoding putative glucan endo-1,3-beta-glucosidase GVI, with protein sequence MARLVLIFFIVACLKTVNVLAQGNAPTATPVGVGAATQGNIAAAPAGTSSLGGLGVNYGLLGDNLPTPDKVIDLIKSNKINKVRIFEPKQAVLQALKDSNLELALGTRNEDLQSLATDPSAATKFVQENVVAYSPGVKFSYITLGNEVIPGQYANFVFDAMQNMQNALKAANVNVPVSTVVATSVLGSSYPPSNATFGQDASAVMEKIVSFLQQNQYPLLANVYTCFPYFAEPTNINADYALGNANVAKGVTDGSIHYNTMFDAMIDAVYVAMEKVGGKDVKLVVSETGWPSAGVNLATMDNAKAYVNNVIQRVSSGKGTPLRPSIPIEAYIFAMFNENQKPAGTEQNFGLFYPDMKPVYPVSIA